A window of the Vanessa cardui chromosome 27, ilVanCard2.1, whole genome shotgun sequence genome harbors these coding sequences:
- the LOC124541019 gene encoding DAZ-associated protein 2-like isoform X2, producing MADKKVTPPLGAYPQPQPPQGPFLPAPPQQHPQYGGGSPYGVAFGGAGAGAGGVYAPPPYDQLQHHQAIPALSQQLPMYSPAAAMYAAAAGYPGYIGYPVQYYPYYPTAVQPSIQPLRPTIMIPNGFEAGGRFEGLAQTLLPPAPPGVPPSPAHLAAIQPHQVLWR from the exons atggCAGACAAGAAAG TTACACCTCCCCTCGGAGCCTACCCCCAACCTCAGCCCCCGCAAGGACCCTTCCTACCCGCGCCGCCGCAGCAGCATCCGCAATATGGAG GCGGGTCGCCGTACGGCGTGGCGTTCGGCGGTGCGGGTGCGGGCGCGGGCGGGGTGTATGCGCCGCCGCCGTATGACCAGTTGCAGCATCATCAGGCCATCCCCGCCCTCAGCCAGCAGCTACCC ATGTATAGCCCTGCAGCAGCAATGTACGCAGCGGCCGCCGGATACCCGGGATATATCGGCTACCCGGTACAGTACTACCCGTACTACCCGACAGCCGTCCAGCCTTCCATACAGCCCCTGCGCCCCACTATCATGATCCCG AACGGTTTCGAGGCGGGCGGTCGGTTCGAGGGTCTGGCGCAGACGCTGctgccgcccgcgccgcccggcGTGCCGCCCTCCCCCGCGCACCTCGCCGCCATACAGCCGCACCAAGTGCT GTGGCGTTAA
- the LOC124541019 gene encoding DAZ-associated protein 2-like isoform X1 has product MADKKVTPPLGAYPQPQPPQGPFLPAPPQQHPQYGVAGGSPYGVAFGGAGAGAGGVYAPPPYDQLQHHQAIPALSQQLPMYSPAAAMYAAAAGYPGYIGYPVQYYPYYPTAVQPSIQPLRPTIMIPNGFEAGGRFEGLAQTLLPPAPPGVPPSPAHLAAIQPHQVLWR; this is encoded by the exons atggCAGACAAGAAAG TTACACCTCCCCTCGGAGCCTACCCCCAACCTCAGCCCCCGCAAGGACCCTTCCTACCCGCGCCGCCGCAGCAGCATCCGCAATATGGAG TGGCAGGCGGGTCGCCGTACGGCGTGGCGTTCGGCGGTGCGGGTGCGGGCGCGGGCGGGGTGTATGCGCCGCCGCCGTATGACCAGTTGCAGCATCATCAGGCCATCCCCGCCCTCAGCCAGCAGCTACCC ATGTATAGCCCTGCAGCAGCAATGTACGCAGCGGCCGCCGGATACCCGGGATATATCGGCTACCCGGTACAGTACTACCCGTACTACCCGACAGCCGTCCAGCCTTCCATACAGCCCCTGCGCCCCACTATCATGATCCCG AACGGTTTCGAGGCGGGCGGTCGGTTCGAGGGTCTGGCGCAGACGCTGctgccgcccgcgccgcccggcGTGCCGCCCTCCCCCGCGCACCTCGCCGCCATACAGCCGCACCAAGTGCT GTGGCGTTAA